The Theileria parva strain Muguga chromosome 1, complete sequence, whole genome shotgun sequence DNA window TGTTTTTGATAATAAGGAATTAATTGCGGAGTTATTATCCAAATACGCTCATCAAGATCATAAATCCAAGTACAGCCAATTATGGATACATAATTGTTTAGAAATGTTGGAGGAGTGTCATTTCTACAAACTGATGAAGCTTATGTTCCAAGCTCAGTTAGGGTCATGGTACTTTAATAcgtaaatttaatttattagatGTCCGAAGTTGAGCCTCCAGATCCTTCAATAAAGGAGAAAATGGTTAGTCCACCAATCCTAGTAATAGATTTTAGGACCAAATTGAGCAAGCGAGAAATGATGAGGAAATCCAAGAGTTTTATCAAGAGTCTAGGGAATTTGAACAACTAACTCAAGTTACGCTAATTGGTACAGAGTAACATTAGAATTTAATACTTTAGAACTTCAGAAGGTGCTACAACTACAACTTAACCCTTACCTAATCGAGACGGAAGTTGGTTTAACACTcgagtaattttattttagaaaCTGAAAACCGCGTTTCAACACTTTGATCAGGGGAATGTGTACAATGTGAATCATGGAAATTACGCCAATCCTGTATCATTTCTTCAAACCCAAGCCTCAGACTTATCTGAAATACGTCaattaaatgtaaaaatcGGACAGTCTGACACACCGTACGCCATTAACACATTTCCACtaacatatttaaattcaataaCTGAGTGACTTAAATTCAATAACTGAGTGGCTTAAATTCAATAACTGAGTAACAATGGTTTAGATATCCAACTGTTGAGGATTATGTAATGAATATGGAGAAGAAACGAGACGTTTCTGAGAAATTAGTATggaattatataataaaaatacatttagGCGAGGAATAAAATCTTAAATATGTACTTGAACTTGATGAAGGTAGTGGAATATCGAAGTTAAAATCCAATTTTAGGCTCAACATGAGATGATCGCAGATGAGTTACACCAAGCTGTCAGCAGGGTAATATCCCAATACAGCGGAATAGTAGAAGAAGCAAATAAAGGAACATTTAACAAATCATCACCAAAACAAGaaatgaataataaaaacaatgAAACTCAAAAATCTACgacataatattattttataaaccaaattttattttgtattaAATGTTGTGGATTCTATCTGTTTATGgcacacattttaataaatatttaatttatggTATGGAAAGTGATGATAAAGTTTCTGGCGGTTTTAATTGTAGTAGAAAACTTGTGATTATTGTCGGACCGACCGCCAGTGGCAAAACCAAGTTTAGCGTCgatttttgtaaaaaattaaaggatTTTAACATAAATTCTGAGATAATTAACTCAGACTCAATGCAAGTAATTATATTCaatgatttattaattttacacctaCACAATGAATGCATAGGTTTATAAAGGGTTTAATATTGGAACTGCTAAACCTTCTGAAGATGAATTAAGCTTGATACCTCATCACCTGTTAAATTTCGTTGATCCTACTGAAGATTATAACGTTTCTATGTTCGTTAAGGACTGTTCTCACTTGGTATTATTGATCTATTTCAATgatttttagataaatgTTCTCTTTTCTGAGAATAAGTTACCTGTAATTGTTGGAGGCactaatttatacattGAAGCACTCTTATGGCCATCTGTCATGGACTCTAACCACAACAGTAGTTTGCTATTtatcttatttttatcagaTTCTGAGAGTTTGGAAGAGTATTTTGATGAACTTGACACTCGGAcactttataatttattgacTGAAATTGACCCTGAAAGAGCCAAACAATTACATCAAAACGACCGTAAAAGGATATTACGAAGTTTAGATATTTATCACTCACAAGGTATTACTCACACTAACCTCATTAAACTCCGTAAAGACCAAAAACATAAAGAGGGAATTAGGTAACTCTACACATCACTTGATAAAACATTGACTGATTAGATATGATCCGCTggtgttaattttaaaatctgaTCCTGAGATTCACAGACTAAGGATTAAAGAAAGAGTTCAATCTATGCTCAAGGTAAACCCCTTGAAatattaatcaaattttagTCTGGTATCCTAAGAGAGTGTAAAGAACTACTTCATCTAAAAGGTATTCAATACATAAACTTAATCCTCCCAGAGTCTAACCAGGACTTAAATACTAAGAAAGGAATTTTTCAAAGCATCGGTACGTAACAACATAACAACATAACAACATAACAACATAATAACATAACAACGTAATAACAATTATGAACTCAACTTATCTAAATTTTAGCATATAAGGAACTGATAcctttaataaattattctgGATTCAATGATCCTTCTGAAGAACTGCTGGACAAGTGTGCTACTGTCCTGGAGTCTAAAACTTGGCAATATTCACAAAGACAAAGGACCTGGATCAACAACAGACTACTCAAAAGTGGTCTTAAAACTCATATAATCAATACCAGcggtattttttaccctGTTAAATCATTGTAGACGTGGAATTATGGAATAAACTTGTAATGGAAGGTGTAGAAATTACGATTAAACATCTTAAGTGTTAAATTAATCGGTTGTAAAGGCTACTCTGTAACTATCTTTGCCGCTGAATTTGCGAACTTGTTCTTTAGCTTTTTTCTTCTTATTCCAGTCATCAGTAAGTTCATATAACACCTCACTGAAATGAACGTGTTTGTCACCTAATCTTGTGCCATTAAGTGTTAACAGTGTCCTTGTTGCGATATCCGGTGTTGAAAACTTCACGTATCCATACCCTTTGTGACGTCCTATGCCAAATTCACtaaataacaatttggTACCTGTGGTTTCATCTAAAACTAGTCTCGTTTTACTAGTTAAAGGTCCGTAAATATACTGAAAAAAGTTATCGAGGGCGTCTGGAGTGATTTCTACGTCAAGGTTTGTGACAAATAACATCCTGGCATCTCTTAGAACTTTACTCTTGTATAGCTTACACCTTTCTCTTGTTAATTCCTGGACATAAGTACCTCCATACCTCTTAATTGAGCTTGTTCCATGCGGCCTCTTACCATACTGCGTTTTAAATTGGATATTTAACGGATTTATATGACGATTCCTCGGTTCCTAATGTTATTCTCAATCccttaaattaatatttatcataataATCATTCattatgaaaattaagataaaaaataccttgaAAGAGGTGTTGATTACGAAAGTGCTGGAACTTGTGATTATTACGCATCTTAGTAGAATTAATCTCATAATCACATGTATCATAAtgcatttttaaatttatttagaaTTATTTTCACATCTTTCAtcttataaataataattttcaacCTTCCATAACATGTGTAGATTCCACACAATAACATAATAATcattgtaatataattatgtgtgATAATCatattgtaatataattatctaTGATAACCATGTGTAATAATGAGTTCTCAGgaaataagtttaaaacTGTTGAATCGCACAAAGTATGCTCAGAATCgtacaaaatattatactgtaGGGAACACAGTCCTTGCTCAAACCGAAAGGCCTTTGTTTATCACTGGTAGTTTCAATGACTGTGTTGGTAATCTTAAATCACTCTCACTTAGGAAATCTTACCTTAATCGACACTCGTCTAAACGTGGCCCTTTCCAGAAACTCAGCTTTCCTCATGAATATTTCAAGTTTCTAGGCGATCCCGCCTACTACTCACATTCTGAACTTCTATACGCTTGTTCTTACTCTTCTGAGAACTTCATGTGTGATTCCTACTTCTGGAAACAAATCTGTATCCGCTCATACACAGTTACCActtatcaatattatacttgatactatataatattataaatatttagacGGTGTATATTTATTGTAGGTGAGAAGCTACGTGAGGTTAGGGACGTGGTTGATATAAAGGATTTATTAAGTTGTTTGTGTAGTGTAGTGAAGGTGAATTATTATGATCGGGACCTTCTTCGTATGTTATCTAGAGAGTTTGTCGATGACATTGATAAGCTCTCACTTGCTCAAATTCATCAACTTTTACACTGTTACTTTAAGCAAAACGTTTACTCTTGTGACTTGATAGATAAAGTTGgacttaaaattactcaacACATCAGCACAGCCCAAACTAGTGAACATAGTGACAAGgaaattaacactaatgTGAGTtttttggataaaattaaggaTTTAATACCTGGCAAGGCTGTGGATGTGGCACAAAAGTGTGAATTTGACCTTAAAACTTTATCTAGAATTTGTAAATACTTGAGCTACTTCAACTACGCTAATTCTAACTTTTACTCCGCCATTTCTAAcctttttattctttacTGTAATCACATGGACTTCACATCAAGACTTCATTTTTTCAACTCCATCAATCCtaaactaattaatagtCCTGAATCAACTAATCttaatgatttattaaCCAAGTTTCTCCAATCATTCAACAATGactcaataatttatcatgAGAATGTGTTTGACCATGAGAATGTGTATGACCATGAGAATGTGTTTGAACTTGGTACATTTCTATCATCTGAGCTCTTTAAAAATGCTGAAAACTCTAAACTGCTTCATAATCTTTGCTCAATCGCTTCTACAATTAACCTAATTTCCAACTCTATATCACATTTACACCATTTTAATCAGTCtgaaattgtaaataaaattctaAATTCCAGTGATACTGCCACTGGATTAGCAAAATTGTTTGACAAACTTTATCAGTACTGTGATGATATTATTGATgtaatgtataaaataacgCCCCTAAACACGAATGGTAAATCGCCTTTTATTCAATCACTTGAGAATATTTTTATGGACTCTATTCTCACCTCCGTTAAAGCCCTAAACTCATTTTATCGCCTCCAAGTCATTCAATTATCAATCATCAATTCTAATAACTCACTATTAAACACTGGAAACTCAATAATCAATTCTGAAAACTCACTGTTAAACACTGAAAACTCACTGTTAAACACTGAAAACTCAGTATTAAACCCTGAAAACTCAGTATTAAACCCTGAAAACTCAGTATTAAACCCTGAAAACTCAGTATTAAACTATGATAACACATTGCATAACTACGAACAATCGAAACGAATGATTTGTAGAGTGTTAAAATTCACTACTGAGGATGATACAATTCACGCGTATTTCCTTAAAAATtgtagtaaaataaatgttacCAGTTCTGACGTTAGCTTTATTTCCAAGGTTTCTCAGTGTCTGGAAGACTTCAATTGTAAATCTCAATCCACGTCAAATTTAACTTCAGCGTTCGAATTATTCTCACTGTTACCACTGATTAAAAGTGAATTACGTGAAGCCTGTGGTAAAGGCGTTGAAATTTTATCTCTTGAAATTATTAGACAACTGGTCGACTTCAATCGTCAGGACATTTATAGAATCAAACTACTTCTCAACTTTACCAATACAAATTCACTTCTAAATCACTACATCTCATACTTTCCTAAAATCACTCGAAGACAACACCTCAAACATCACTACCAATAATTAATCCACACAATATACAATTGAATATATAATGTacaatatacaatatatgATGGAATATACAATagaatatataatgtagaatagaataattgtataatgtgtaggtgTAAAAAGTGTATTGAGTAGTCTGAATTGAGTTGAGAGTCTTGGAAATTAGACTAAGATTGGCGGCCAAAACGTCGCTTTCAGGCTGAAACTAAGCTGTTTTCTGATGGGCGTTGAGTGCATTTCTGCACCTGACTTTGCAGTCGAATCTGGCTCCTCAGACCTTCCCCTCTGCTTCATCACACGTTCGTACACAGAGAATTCCAAGCTAACACACTtttcacattattaatcAGTAATAGTCGTGCGAGTTACATTAccaattaataatttaaatttttaccaaattattggcaaattgataaaatttataaaatttataaaatttataaaattgataagattgttgaaaatgataaaattgatttggTGGGATCTGGAACGTGGATAAGCTCTATTTTGTGGATGTGGATTAGTTGTATTGACTGAGTTTGGCGACGGCATGTGTGACAGGGAGGTTCAAAAGTACTACGCACAGATTGAACCTCGATATCTCAACGGATTCCCCGAGCGCCCTTTCGGCGATAGTTGCACAGAGACTTTCCCCATAGCCTGTTGGTTAAACCGCTTGTACACTACGAAACAACTTCTCGCCCAGATCCCAACCTAATCCATCATCAAtgtttatataattgtgAGAGTggtttatataattataattaatggTGAGAATAGTTTATGAGTGTGAGTGGTTTATATGATGATTGAGAGTATTGGTAATAAAATTGGCATTAACCAAGGGTGTGATGGTTAATGTCACCCGTATACCATTTGGTGTAGAATGTATTTTGACCAAGTAACATCGCGTTAAATGGCTTCGATTACATTCATCCACACTTCACAAATTTACATcaacataatttatataattaatgtgaataatgtaatttattaatcaatatcaacaatgTGAATAGGGAAAACATACGGAAATGATTAACTGCTCAGAGATGTGGTCATCATGAGATCAGAGGATTGACAGATGAGAATCATCACGGCAGGTGCGACATCAGAGCTTCTTAAAGGTCAAGGTCATCATAACGATGCAGAATCTTAAATCCTCATCATCGTCGctaattattaaatcctCATCATCGTTGCTAATTACCAGTTATATCAACAACCCAactataataaaaattgttgataaaACCGTGTTGATCACGggatgataaaaataattaataaatttaatctaaattaaaacaGCCCACCTGACAACAGATGGGGGTCAAATCTACTCGTAAAATTCGGATTCTATCGTATGATCTGTGAATTACGTTGAgtctataaaattaaattgttcaaattagaccataaaataataaaatacaaactCCCACATACACAATACACAATACCTACTacttataaatatactacaCCTTCTACACTACTTATACATACTACATATAtcataaaaaaatttacaatattaaattattatttattgttgGTAAAAAAGGCCCCGAGCATCTACCAAGAAAACTCAGTAAATACTCGAGGCCGCAAATGAGTGTTGTAGATAGTTGAGAGAGAGAAGGTGTATGAGTGTAAACTCCTAACATCAAACTGTAAACTCGTGACAACAAAATAATACATAGTTGGTAAAAATTGACCAACTGTGTGAGtgattttgtaaaatacaCCAGACCCAGTCAGTAAATAAGAGTTGACTGTGTCAATATTTGCTTCCCTTTCGACCTCACTCCGTAACTGCACACTCACAACAAGTTGTTCGTGTGTCTACTCGTGACAACGTGGAATGTTGTACACATCGAGCACCTCGGGTAGAATCTCAGCGGATCGTAAGACAAGCCTACTCTCGCGCTTACAATACCCGGGTGCGTCAAGGTCGTCTGCGATGGATGTATCACTTTGGGCGGGAGAAATTGTGTTGACGGCAGAGCCGTGGGAACTGCAGGCATATAGCGTTGCGAAAGCGCCAAAAGTGATGGAAAACGTTGATGTTCAGCATGGATTCTGACTTAGAGGCGTTCAGTCATTATCCAACGGATGGTAGCTTCGCGGCACTAGCTTTTCAACTAGCCGCATTAACCAAGTATCCGAACCAACTGTTCCTCTCGTACTAAATTGGATTACTGTCACAACGTCGGTGCATCAGTAGGGTAAAACTAACCTGTCTCACGACGGTCTAAACCCAGCTCACGTTCCCTATTAGCGGGTGAACAATCCGACACTTTGAGACTTCTGCATCTCAATGATAGGAAGAGCCGACATCGAAGGATCAAAAAGCAACGTCGCTATGAACGCTTGGCTGCCACAAGCCAGTTATCCCTGTGGTAACTTTTCTGACACCTCTAGCTGTATATCTTACAGACTCAAAGGATCGATAGGCCATGCTTTCACAGTTTGTATTTGTACTGAAAATCAAAATCAAGCGAACTTTTCCCCTTTTGGTCAACATGAGATTTCTGTCCTCATTGAGTTCGCCTTGGGACACCTGTGTTATCTTTTAACAGATGTACCGCCCCAGCCAAACTCCCCACCTGGCTATGTCTTCCGCGTTAATCAGCAGAGCCTTGTGCAAAAACATGGCGAAGCCAAGTCTTAATACTACGGAATAAGTAAAACAACATCAAGAGTAGTGGTATTTCACTGTCGCCGGAGCTCCCACTTATCCTACACCCCTCAAGTCGTTTCACAAAGCCGGACTAGAGTGAAGCTCAACAGGGTCTTCTTTCCCCGCTGATTTTGCCAAGCCCGTTCCCTTGGCTGTGGTTTCGCTAGATGATAGATAGGGACAGTGGGAATCTCGTTAATCCATTCATGCGCGTCACTAATTAGATGACGAGGCATTTGGCTACCTTAAGAGAGTCATAGTTACTCCCGCCGTTTACCCGCGCTTGGTTGAATTTCATCACTTTGACATTCAGAGCACTGGGCAGAAATCACATTGCGTCAACACCTTTTCAAGCCATCGCAATGCTATGTTTTAATTAAACAGTCGGATTCCCCTTGTCCGCTCCAGTTCTGAGTTAGCCGTTCACTACAGCTGGGAAGGCGAGCCAACCCTCGGCAAATACCAGAGCGCCCATGCAAGTCCGGAAACCCTCACGGGCAACCAGCCAAACAAAGGCGCTCAGGAAACGCCAAGGGCCCCATGCTGCCCGGCCCTCAGAGCCAATCCTTGTCCCGAAGTTACGGATCCATTTTGCCGACTTCCCTTATCTACCTTATTCTATCGACCAGAGGCTGCTAACCTTGGAGACCTGATGCGGATATAGGTACGGACGGGGGTGCGAATAACAATGTTCCCTTCCCTTTTCACGGACAGTCGTGGGCGCACCAGACACCCCGAAAGTCGAGATGCTATTCCAGCACAGAGTCCCTATCGCCAGATAAGCTGATTCCAGGGCACTCGAGACTGTTAAAAAGCAAAGATAACGCTTCCCGGGACCCACGCCTGCGTCGAGAAGTTCACTTGTGTTGCCACCCAGTATCCACGACCCGGCTCGGGAATATTAGCCCGATTCCCTTTCGCGGAGCGGACCAAAGTCACCTCACACGCAGTTAAGCTGGCGCTTAGGACCGGCTAACCCATGTCCAAACATAGTTCACATGGAACCCTGCTCCACTTCAGTCTTCAAAATTCTCATTTGAATATTAACTACTACCGCCAAGATCGGCACTAGGCGCCGCTCCATGTGGGCTCACGCGCCACACTTCGCCGCAACGCCCACGTCTTCCTACACATTGTCACCGAGAATCTGCGACAATGGCCGGGTTTCGGTAACCTGCTTGAGCGCCATCCATTTTCAGGGCCAGTTCATTCGGCAGGTGAGTTGTTACACACTCCTTAGCGGATTTCGACTTCCATGACCACCGTCCTGCTGTCTATATGAACCAACACCTTTTATGGTATCTGATGAGCAGGTATTTAGGCACCTTAACCCAGCGTTAGGTGCATCCCTCATCGCCATTATTGCTTACCAAAAATGGCCCACTAAGAATTCACATTCAACCCGAATGTTCAGTTAAGCAACAGACGGGGTCTTACCCATTTAAAGTTTGAGAATAGGTCAACAGGCACAGCCCACCGATACCTCTAATCATTAGCTTTACCTGGTAAAACTGAGACAGTGCTACGCACCATGAATTCCAGCTATCCTGAGAGAAACTTCGGAAGAAACCAGCTACTAGATGGTTCGATTAGTCTTTCGCCCCTATACCCAGGTTTGACGAACGATTTGCACGTCAGTATCGCGGCGGACCTCCATCAGGCTTTCGCCTGACTTCATCCTACCCAGGCATAGTTCACCATCTTTCGGGTCCTAACAACCATGCTCCTGCGCAATCCACCCAAAGGCGACCGGCCGCATGTGAATTGAGACGACAAAGTCCCAAGGCCATGCTTTCACTTTCATTTCGCGTACGGGTTTGCCACCCAAACACTTGCACGAGTGTTAGACTCCTTGGCTCGTGTTTCAAGACGAGTCAGTTGGAACATGTACTCCAGACAGCGAGGCTCCAGTCGGAGCATACCCAAATGTAATAGGGTATTTACATCGGGGAGAGGCTGTAGAGTCTGGAATCTGCTAGTCACACTAGAGATGGCACGACTGTGTTTAGCGACACCCCAATGCACGCTGGCTGAACCAAAGGGATTACTCAGACCATGCCAGGATAATTATCCGGGACAGGACTGTGGCACCCAGTGGAAGCGTACGTCCCAATTGGTTCCCTTTCAGCAGTTTCAGGTACTTTTAACACTCTTTTCAAAGTTCTTTTCACCTTTCCCTCACGGTACTTGTTCGCTATCGGTCTCACACCCGTATTTAGCCTTATGAGAAGACTACCTCACAATTTGCGCTTCAATCCCAAAAAGCACGACTCTATGCAGGCGTACCGACACGTGGATAGACATAGGAGCGAGTACGGGATTGTCACCCTCTCTGATGTCCTGTCCCAAGAAACTTAGCACCAAGCTACCACTGGCAACGCCGCTCAAGACCACAAGTCCGTTGGCAAATTCAACGGATTTTCACTTTGGGCTCCTCCCTCTTCGCTCGCCGTTACTAGGGGaatcatatttattttctcTTCTTCcacttaattatatgtttaAATTCAGTGGATAGCCTCACCCAATCTCAGGAACTCCGTTACGGCACATCGTCCACGGCAACAGATAACAGGGTTATGTAATGTCAACTGACTGAGTTAGTTATTACACAACCTAGTTATCCATTGCTGTTGACACTGCCAAATCCATTTGGGACTCTATAGTCCACTAGCCACTGCATTGTAAAACATAGAGTACTTGCATACAGCTTAGTTTCACTCATCAACAACTAGCGACCAGAGCCTAAAATCGAAAACCCCCAACATGGGTTTTCACTCACATCCCAACTCTAACAGTGGTAACCGGTAACTAAGTTATCAGTCACATCCATTAGTTGGGTTGGGATAGGAATTTGAGGTTCACTGAAATGGGAGTACCACGTGCAAGCAGAGGTGGTGTGTCTAATACGTTCAGAAATCTGTTGATTCGCAGAAGTCTGCAAGTCACAATGCTTATCGCACTTCGCTGCGTCCTTCATCGTTGTGTGAGCCAAGACATCCACCGCTGAAAGTTTAAATCATAGCATTGGGTACCAGTGTTTGTAGACTATAATAATCCACATTACATTGGTACACGTCTTTCACAGATCATCAAGGTAATATGTAAAACATAGTTACCAAGATGATAAAGCTCCTTAATCTACCAAGTATCTTAAGGAACATCCCATAACCACGTGGACAGTATGCAAAAGGATTAAGATATAAAGTATAATAggttaataaattaacccAAAACCCTAAACAATCCTCCACATACTGATCCGCATTGGCATGGGCTTACCCGGGTACTCTTCAAACTACTAGTAACTAGTAGAATGAGGATCCGGCGGGGTAGGGTGTAACGCCCTCAAAGTCAACCGACCAATTGATTGCCTCTATCGCTTAGCCAGCTGACCCTGAGGGATGACGATAAGCAAACCCGAATGGATTTTCTACCGTCCCGTCACATCTTCCCACTAAAACTAGAACACCAGTCTTAGCAGAATTAGGTAGTGAAACTACTAGTGTAGTTCATGATAGGTAGTAACTACTAGTGAGTCACTCAATCAACTCTGTTACAATGTGGTCCAGAGGACCTAGATGGTAATGTGAATGATCCTTCCGCAGGTTCACCTACGGAAACCTTGTTACGACTTCTCCTTCCTTTAAGTGATAAGGTTCACAAAACTTCCCTAGACGTTCCCTGTCGGGAACATCACGGTCCGAATAATTCACCGGATCACTCGATCGGTAGGAGCGACGGGCGGTGTGTACAAAGGGCAGGGACGTAATCTGCACAAGCTGATGACTTGCGCATACTAGGCATTCCTCGTTCACGATTAACAATTGCAATAATCGATCCCCATCACGATGCGTACTAAAGATTACCCGGGCCTCTCGGCCAAGGATAAACTCGATGAACGCATCAGTGTAGCGCGCGTGCAGCCCAGGACATCTAAGGGCATCACAGACCTGTTATTGCCTTAAACTTCCTTGCGATTTATAACCGCAAAGTCCCTCTAAGAAGCGATGACGGGACAGCGAGAGCTTATTCCCGTACCCTATTTAGCAGGTTAAGGTCTCGTTCGTTAACGGAATTAACCAGACAAATCACTCCACCAACTAAGAACGGCCATGCACCACCACCCAAAGAATCAAGAAAGAGCTATCAATCTGTCAATCCTTCCTTTGTCTGGACCTGGTGAGTTTCCCCGTGTTGAGTCAAATTAAGCCGCAGGCTCCACGCCTGGTGGTGCCCTTCCGTCAATTCCTTTAAGTTTCAGCCTTGCGACCATACTCCCCCCAGAACCCAAAGACTTTGATTTCTCTCAAGGTGCTGAAGGAGTCGTAAAAACTGACGACCTCCAATCTCTAGTCGGCATTGTTTATGGTTAGGACTACGACGGTATCTGATCGTCTTCGATCCCCTAACTTTCGTTCTTGATTAATGAAAACATCCTTGGCAAATGCTTTCGCAGTAGTTCGTCTTTAACAAATCTAAGAATTTCACCTCTGACAGTTAAATACGAATGCCCCCAACTGTTCCTATTAACCATTACTTTGGTACCTAAAACCAACAAAATAGAACCAAAGTCCT harbors:
- a CDS encoding putative blood-stage antigen, encoding MYKIILRVIFLLFYIGYTVVNVFGFWETDFVKDSKSMPSIEIKLAPPENPLPQVEEEIKLLESNRIELEEGMMSRLEQEYNNALMNSKEKIKTVINDSLSVFDNKELIAELLSKYAHQDHKSKNVGGVSFLQTDEAYVPSSVRVMMSEVEPPDPSIKEKMDQIEQARNDEEIQEFYQESREFEQLTQVTLIELQKVLQLQLNPYLIETEKLKTAFQHFDQGNVYNVNHGNYANPVSFLQTQASDLSEIRQLNVKIGQSDTPYPTVEDYVMNMEKKRDVSEKLARNKILNMYLNLMKAQHEMIADELHQAVSRVISQYSGIVEEANKGTFNKSSPKQEMNNKNNETQKSTT
- the Trit1 gene encoding tRNA dimethylallyltransferase; translation: MLWILSVYGTHFNKYLIYGMESDDKVSGGFNCSRKLVIIVGPTASGKTKFSVDFCKKLKDFNINSEIINSDSMQVYKGFNIGTAKPSEDELSLIPHHLLNFVDPTEDYNVSMFVKDCSHLINVLFSENKLPVIVGGTNLYIEALLWPSVMDSNHNNSESLEEYFDELDTRTLYNLLTEIDPERAKQLHQNDRKRILRSLDIYHSQGITHTNLIKLRKDQKHKEGIRYDPLVLILKSDPEIHRLRIKERVQSMLKSGILRECKELLHLKESNQDLNTKKGIFQSIAYKELIPLINYSGFNDPSEELLDKCATVLESKTWQYSQRQRTWINNRLLKSGLKTHIINTSDVELWNKLVMEGVEITIKHLKC
- a CDS encoding RNA recognition motif family protein (or RNP domain; RBD; RRM), whose translation is MIHVIMRLILLRCVIITSSSTFVINTSFKEPRNRHINPLNIQFKTQYGKRPHGTSSIKRYGGTYVQELTRERCKLYKSKVLRDARMLFVTNLDVEITPDALDNFFQYIYGPLTSKTRLVLDETTGRHKGYGYVKFSTPDIATRTLLTLNGTRLGDKHVHFSEVLYELTDDWNKKKKAKEQVRKFSGKDSYRVAFTTD